One part of the Parabacteroides distasonis ATCC 8503 genome encodes these proteins:
- the tilS gene encoding tRNA lysidine(34) synthetase TilS: protein MIHTIRLYIEKYRLLSEDRPVLVGLSGGADSVALLGVLVRLGYPCIALHCNFHLRGEESDRDEAFACEFAESLEVPFHKIDFDTISYAGERHLSIEMAARELRYAWFEEMRERLGGQATAVAHHRDDNVETVLMNLIRGTGIRGMSGIRPRNGFIVRPLLCVSREDILAWLADQGYAYMVDSTNLSDAYTRNFIRLNVLPLLEEINPSARNTIARSAEHLSAAETIYIYVLEQARKEVVVSDDRLSIGALMRFPAPETILYELLKEYGFTRLVSDDIFAALTKEPGKLFYSSTHRLLKDRDYLWITSLEKKEKRTFVLDPEKGINHEPIELSFQKLVITIDFPIEKNKRIAYLDYDKLDFPLTLRTWKEGDWFIPFGMKGRKKLSDYFSDHKFSRIEKERTWLLCSGDAIVWVVGERTDNRFRIDESTKRVLIVNFLG, encoded by the coding sequence ATGATACATACGATACGTTTATATATAGAGAAGTACCGGCTGTTATCCGAGGATCGTCCGGTTTTGGTCGGATTGAGCGGTGGTGCCGATTCTGTGGCTTTGTTGGGCGTATTGGTGCGTTTGGGATATCCGTGTATAGCGCTTCATTGTAACTTTCATTTGCGTGGGGAGGAGTCGGATCGGGATGAGGCATTTGCCTGTGAGTTCGCGGAATCTTTGGAAGTACCCTTTCATAAGATAGATTTCGATACGATCTCTTATGCCGGAGAGAGGCATCTCTCGATAGAGATGGCTGCCCGTGAATTGCGCTATGCTTGGTTTGAGGAGATGCGGGAGCGGCTGGGAGGGCAGGCGACCGCCGTCGCCCATCACCGGGACGATAATGTGGAGACGGTCTTGATGAATTTGATACGGGGCACGGGAATCCGGGGGATGAGCGGGATCCGTCCGAGGAATGGTTTCATCGTCCGTCCTTTGCTGTGCGTAAGCCGTGAGGATATCTTGGCTTGGCTGGCGGATCAAGGCTACGCCTATATGGTGGATAGCACGAATTTATCGGATGCTTATACCCGTAATTTCATCCGTTTGAATGTGTTGCCGCTTTTGGAGGAGATAAATCCATCGGCCCGGAATACCATCGCACGTTCCGCCGAGCATCTTTCTGCCGCAGAGACTATATATATATATGTATTGGAACAAGCCCGGAAAGAGGTTGTCGTATCGGATGATCGTCTTTCTATCGGGGCGTTGATGCGGTTTCCGGCTCCGGAGACGATTTTGTATGAGTTATTAAAAGAATATGGTTTTACCCGTCTGGTCTCGGACGATATTTTCGCTGCCTTGACCAAGGAGCCTGGTAAGCTGTTTTACTCTTCCACCCATCGTTTGCTGAAGGATCGGGATTATTTATGGATCACTTCTTTAGAGAAGAAGGAAAAGCGAACCTTCGTTTTAGATCCAGAAAAGGGCATTAATCATGAACCTATTGAACTATCTTTCCAAAAACTTGTTATAACTATAGATTTCCCTATCGAGAAGAATAAGCGGATCGCTTATTTGGATTATGATAAACTCGATTTCCCTTTAACATTGCGGACTTGGAAAGAAGGCGATTGGTTTATTCCCTTCGGAATGAAAGGACGTAAGAAGTTGAGTGACTATTTCTCCGATCATAAATTTAGCCGGATTGAGAAGGAGCGCACATGGCTTCTTTGTAGTGGCGACGCTATCGTTTGGGTGGTAGGAGAAAGGACTGATAATCGTTTTCGTATAGACGAATCAACAAAGCGTGTGCTAATTGTGAATTTTTTGGGCTAA